Proteins encoded in a region of the Podarcis muralis chromosome 2, rPodMur119.hap1.1, whole genome shotgun sequence genome:
- the LOC114592107 gene encoding uncharacterized protein LOC114592107 isoform X2 has protein sequence MPRRATQGLDAFLKTLLKAQEGGRESEKGRSREIMEENGEDVNSLAAYISTDGSYTETVPMPNHGTMAASSQGSSSATKSRRQPVWTDEETRAFIQVWGDDAVQSALASNYRTVAQFQWIADEMRARGYNRDWEQCRERAKVLRRGFKEIVDGNSNAGHGRRVWPYYEELNRFLCIKQNLVVPRLSGSNARPPVDRRRREHRETQDPAYEPPSSVGKGDKGTFEEPDGDCLLLPESAGSQHSEANMENQVGSPAANSDISMDGSGGPGTPTDPLPSNDSISAPNLRPRPLTAAERMRNLRCRQRKRRGDTLKELMEVTSQATSELVRTLSDLTHKEVASFERAYKEDLSARKDEMEQSAEDIGRLVSALESSDQTLKEQLSSQTSVLQGILEVMKDIRGRTSYSPPYPSQYYDFPGPSMMHAAATSSNGQEMPCPSPSSLAFASQQSATSNGDVSPRKRMK, from the exons ATGCCCAGGAGAGCGACTCAA GGGCTGGACGCCTTCTTGAAGACTCTGCTCAAAGcacaggagggggggagggaaagtgaGAAGGGGAGATCTAGAGAGATCATGGAAGAGAATGGCGAGGATGTGAATTCCTTGG CGGCCTACATTTCAACAGATGGCAGTTACACAG AGACGGTGCCGATGCCAAACCATGGCACAATGGCAGCTTCTTCGCAGGGCTCTTCGTCTGCCACGAAATCGAGGCGCCAGCCCGTTTGGACCGACGAGGAAACCCGGGCCTTCATCCAGGTTTGGGGCGACGACGCTGTGCAGAGCGCCCTGGCGTCCAACTACCGCACGGTTGCGCAGTTCCAGTGGATCGCGGACGAAATGCGAGCCCGGGGTTACAACCGGGACTGGGAGCAGTGCCGCGAGCGGGCCAAAGTGCTGCGGCGCGGCTTCAAAGAGATAGTGGACGGCAACAGCAACGCTGGCCACGGGCGCCGAGTGTGGCCGTACTACGAAGAGCTCAACCGGTTCCTCTGCATCAAGCAAAACCTGGTCGTTCCGCGGCTTTCAGGGAGCAACGCGCGGCCACCGGTGGACCGCCGGCGCCGGGAACACAGGGAGACTCAGGACCCTGCCTACGAACCGCCTTCCTCGGTTGGGAAAGGCGACAAAGGGACTTTTGAAGAGCCGGATGGGGACTGCTTGCTCTTGCCAGAATCAGCTGGGTCGCAGCACAGTGAAGCCAACATGGAAAACCAAGTGGGGTCTCCGGCAGCCAACTCCGATATATCCATGGACGGCAGTGGCGGCCCTGGCACTCCGACAGATCCATTGCCATCCAATGACTCGATTTCTG CGCCGAACCTGCGCCCTCGACCGCTGACGGCCGCTGAGAGGATGCGCAACCTCCGTTGccggcagaggaagaggaggggggacaCCTTGAAGGAGCTCATGGAAGTCACCTCGCAGGCCACCAGCGAACTTGTCCGGACACTGTCTGACCTCACGCACAAGGAGGTGGCTTCCTTCGAGCGTGCCTACAAGGAGGACCTCTCGGCCCGCAAAGACGAGATGGAGCAGAGCGCGGAGGACATTGGGAGGCTCGTCAGCGCCCTGGAATCGAGCGATCAGACGCTGAAGGAGCAGCTGAGCAGCCAGACCAGCGTGTTGCAGGGCATCCTGGAAGTTATGAAAGACATACGGGGCAGAACGTCATACAGTCCGCCCTACCCTTCTCAGTATTACGACTTCCCGGGCCCTAGCATGATGCATGCGGCGGCCACCTCCTCAAACGGCCAGGAGAtgccctgcccctccccttccagcCTCGCATTTGCTTCCCAGCAATCAGCCACCAGCAACGGAGACGTCTCTCCCCGGAAGCGAATGAAATGA
- the LOC114592107 gene encoding uncharacterized protein LOC114592107 isoform X3 — MEENGEDVNSLAAYISTDGSYTETVPMPNHGTMAASSQGSSSATKSRRQPVWTDEETRAFIQVWGDDAVQSALASNYRTVAQFQWIADEMRARGYNRDWEQCRERAKVLRRGFKEIVDGNSNAGHGRRVWPYYEELNRFLCIKQNLVVPRLSGSNARPPVDRRRREHRETQDPAYEPPSSVGKGDKGTFEEPDGDCLLLPESAGSQHSEANMENQVGSPAANSDISMDGSGGPGTPTDPLPSNDSISAPNLRPRPLTAAERMRNLRCRQRKRRGDTLKELMEVTSQATSELVRTLSDLTHKEVASFERAYKEDLSARKDEMEQSAEDIGRLVSALESSDQTLKEQLSSQTSVLQGILEVMKDIRGRTSYSPPYPSQYYDFPGPSMMHAAATSSNGQEMPCPSPSSLAFASQQSATSNGDVSPRKRMK, encoded by the exons ATGGAAGAGAATGGCGAGGATGTGAATTCCTTGG CGGCCTACATTTCAACAGATGGCAGTTACACAG AGACGGTGCCGATGCCAAACCATGGCACAATGGCAGCTTCTTCGCAGGGCTCTTCGTCTGCCACGAAATCGAGGCGCCAGCCCGTTTGGACCGACGAGGAAACCCGGGCCTTCATCCAGGTTTGGGGCGACGACGCTGTGCAGAGCGCCCTGGCGTCCAACTACCGCACGGTTGCGCAGTTCCAGTGGATCGCGGACGAAATGCGAGCCCGGGGTTACAACCGGGACTGGGAGCAGTGCCGCGAGCGGGCCAAAGTGCTGCGGCGCGGCTTCAAAGAGATAGTGGACGGCAACAGCAACGCTGGCCACGGGCGCCGAGTGTGGCCGTACTACGAAGAGCTCAACCGGTTCCTCTGCATCAAGCAAAACCTGGTCGTTCCGCGGCTTTCAGGGAGCAACGCGCGGCCACCGGTGGACCGCCGGCGCCGGGAACACAGGGAGACTCAGGACCCTGCCTACGAACCGCCTTCCTCGGTTGGGAAAGGCGACAAAGGGACTTTTGAAGAGCCGGATGGGGACTGCTTGCTCTTGCCAGAATCAGCTGGGTCGCAGCACAGTGAAGCCAACATGGAAAACCAAGTGGGGTCTCCGGCAGCCAACTCCGATATATCCATGGACGGCAGTGGCGGCCCTGGCACTCCGACAGATCCATTGCCATCCAATGACTCGATTTCTG CGCCGAACCTGCGCCCTCGACCGCTGACGGCCGCTGAGAGGATGCGCAACCTCCGTTGccggcagaggaagaggaggggggacaCCTTGAAGGAGCTCATGGAAGTCACCTCGCAGGCCACCAGCGAACTTGTCCGGACACTGTCTGACCTCACGCACAAGGAGGTGGCTTCCTTCGAGCGTGCCTACAAGGAGGACCTCTCGGCCCGCAAAGACGAGATGGAGCAGAGCGCGGAGGACATTGGGAGGCTCGTCAGCGCCCTGGAATCGAGCGATCAGACGCTGAAGGAGCAGCTGAGCAGCCAGACCAGCGTGTTGCAGGGCATCCTGGAAGTTATGAAAGACATACGGGGCAGAACGTCATACAGTCCGCCCTACCCTTCTCAGTATTACGACTTCCCGGGCCCTAGCATGATGCATGCGGCGGCCACCTCCTCAAACGGCCAGGAGAtgccctgcccctccccttccagcCTCGCATTTGCTTCCCAGCAATCAGCCACCAGCAACGGAGACGTCTCTCCCCGGAAGCGAATGAAATGA
- the LOC114592107 gene encoding uncharacterized protein LOC114592107 isoform X1 has protein sequence MGFFCCLLQGLDAFLKTLLKAQEGGRESEKGRSREIMEENGEDVNSLAAYISTDGSYTETVPMPNHGTMAASSQGSSSATKSRRQPVWTDEETRAFIQVWGDDAVQSALASNYRTVAQFQWIADEMRARGYNRDWEQCRERAKVLRRGFKEIVDGNSNAGHGRRVWPYYEELNRFLCIKQNLVVPRLSGSNARPPVDRRRREHRETQDPAYEPPSSVGKGDKGTFEEPDGDCLLLPESAGSQHSEANMENQVGSPAANSDISMDGSGGPGTPTDPLPSNDSISAPNLRPRPLTAAERMRNLRCRQRKRRGDTLKELMEVTSQATSELVRTLSDLTHKEVASFERAYKEDLSARKDEMEQSAEDIGRLVSALESSDQTLKEQLSSQTSVLQGILEVMKDIRGRTSYSPPYPSQYYDFPGPSMMHAAATSSNGQEMPCPSPSSLAFASQQSATSNGDVSPRKRMK, from the exons ATGGGCTTTTTCTGTTGTCTGTTGCAGGGGCTGGACGCCTTCTTGAAGACTCTGCTCAAAGcacaggagggggggagggaaagtgaGAAGGGGAGATCTAGAGAGATCATGGAAGAGAATGGCGAGGATGTGAATTCCTTGG CGGCCTACATTTCAACAGATGGCAGTTACACAG AGACGGTGCCGATGCCAAACCATGGCACAATGGCAGCTTCTTCGCAGGGCTCTTCGTCTGCCACGAAATCGAGGCGCCAGCCCGTTTGGACCGACGAGGAAACCCGGGCCTTCATCCAGGTTTGGGGCGACGACGCTGTGCAGAGCGCCCTGGCGTCCAACTACCGCACGGTTGCGCAGTTCCAGTGGATCGCGGACGAAATGCGAGCCCGGGGTTACAACCGGGACTGGGAGCAGTGCCGCGAGCGGGCCAAAGTGCTGCGGCGCGGCTTCAAAGAGATAGTGGACGGCAACAGCAACGCTGGCCACGGGCGCCGAGTGTGGCCGTACTACGAAGAGCTCAACCGGTTCCTCTGCATCAAGCAAAACCTGGTCGTTCCGCGGCTTTCAGGGAGCAACGCGCGGCCACCGGTGGACCGCCGGCGCCGGGAACACAGGGAGACTCAGGACCCTGCCTACGAACCGCCTTCCTCGGTTGGGAAAGGCGACAAAGGGACTTTTGAAGAGCCGGATGGGGACTGCTTGCTCTTGCCAGAATCAGCTGGGTCGCAGCACAGTGAAGCCAACATGGAAAACCAAGTGGGGTCTCCGGCAGCCAACTCCGATATATCCATGGACGGCAGTGGCGGCCCTGGCACTCCGACAGATCCATTGCCATCCAATGACTCGATTTCTG CGCCGAACCTGCGCCCTCGACCGCTGACGGCCGCTGAGAGGATGCGCAACCTCCGTTGccggcagaggaagaggaggggggacaCCTTGAAGGAGCTCATGGAAGTCACCTCGCAGGCCACCAGCGAACTTGTCCGGACACTGTCTGACCTCACGCACAAGGAGGTGGCTTCCTTCGAGCGTGCCTACAAGGAGGACCTCTCGGCCCGCAAAGACGAGATGGAGCAGAGCGCGGAGGACATTGGGAGGCTCGTCAGCGCCCTGGAATCGAGCGATCAGACGCTGAAGGAGCAGCTGAGCAGCCAGACCAGCGTGTTGCAGGGCATCCTGGAAGTTATGAAAGACATACGGGGCAGAACGTCATACAGTCCGCCCTACCCTTCTCAGTATTACGACTTCCCGGGCCCTAGCATGATGCATGCGGCGGCCACCTCCTCAAACGGCCAGGAGAtgccctgcccctccccttccagcCTCGCATTTGCTTCCCAGCAATCAGCCACCAGCAACGGAGACGTCTCTCCCCGGAAGCGAATGAAATGA
- the LOC114592107 gene encoding uncharacterized protein LOC114592107 isoform X4, which produces MLSDTLPETVPMPNHGTMAASSQGSSSATKSRRQPVWTDEETRAFIQVWGDDAVQSALASNYRTVAQFQWIADEMRARGYNRDWEQCRERAKVLRRGFKEIVDGNSNAGHGRRVWPYYEELNRFLCIKQNLVVPRLSGSNARPPVDRRRREHRETQDPAYEPPSSVGKGDKGTFEEPDGDCLLLPESAGSQHSEANMENQVGSPAANSDISMDGSGGPGTPTDPLPSNDSISAPNLRPRPLTAAERMRNLRCRQRKRRGDTLKELMEVTSQATSELVRTLSDLTHKEVASFERAYKEDLSARKDEMEQSAEDIGRLVSALESSDQTLKEQLSSQTSVLQGILEVMKDIRGRTSYSPPYPSQYYDFPGPSMMHAAATSSNGQEMPCPSPSSLAFASQQSATSNGDVSPRKRMK; this is translated from the exons ATGTTGTCTGATACCCTTCCAGAGACGGTGCCGATGCCAAACCATGGCACAATGGCAGCTTCTTCGCAGGGCTCTTCGTCTGCCACGAAATCGAGGCGCCAGCCCGTTTGGACCGACGAGGAAACCCGGGCCTTCATCCAGGTTTGGGGCGACGACGCTGTGCAGAGCGCCCTGGCGTCCAACTACCGCACGGTTGCGCAGTTCCAGTGGATCGCGGACGAAATGCGAGCCCGGGGTTACAACCGGGACTGGGAGCAGTGCCGCGAGCGGGCCAAAGTGCTGCGGCGCGGCTTCAAAGAGATAGTGGACGGCAACAGCAACGCTGGCCACGGGCGCCGAGTGTGGCCGTACTACGAAGAGCTCAACCGGTTCCTCTGCATCAAGCAAAACCTGGTCGTTCCGCGGCTTTCAGGGAGCAACGCGCGGCCACCGGTGGACCGCCGGCGCCGGGAACACAGGGAGACTCAGGACCCTGCCTACGAACCGCCTTCCTCGGTTGGGAAAGGCGACAAAGGGACTTTTGAAGAGCCGGATGGGGACTGCTTGCTCTTGCCAGAATCAGCTGGGTCGCAGCACAGTGAAGCCAACATGGAAAACCAAGTGGGGTCTCCGGCAGCCAACTCCGATATATCCATGGACGGCAGTGGCGGCCCTGGCACTCCGACAGATCCATTGCCATCCAATGACTCGATTTCTG CGCCGAACCTGCGCCCTCGACCGCTGACGGCCGCTGAGAGGATGCGCAACCTCCGTTGccggcagaggaagaggaggggggacaCCTTGAAGGAGCTCATGGAAGTCACCTCGCAGGCCACCAGCGAACTTGTCCGGACACTGTCTGACCTCACGCACAAGGAGGTGGCTTCCTTCGAGCGTGCCTACAAGGAGGACCTCTCGGCCCGCAAAGACGAGATGGAGCAGAGCGCGGAGGACATTGGGAGGCTCGTCAGCGCCCTGGAATCGAGCGATCAGACGCTGAAGGAGCAGCTGAGCAGCCAGACCAGCGTGTTGCAGGGCATCCTGGAAGTTATGAAAGACATACGGGGCAGAACGTCATACAGTCCGCCCTACCCTTCTCAGTATTACGACTTCCCGGGCCCTAGCATGATGCATGCGGCGGCCACCTCCTCAAACGGCCAGGAGAtgccctgcccctccccttccagcCTCGCATTTGCTTCCCAGCAATCAGCCACCAGCAACGGAGACGTCTCTCCCCGGAAGCGAATGAAATGA